The following are encoded in a window of uncultured Ilyobacter sp. genomic DNA:
- the uvrB gene encoding excinuclease ABC subunit UvrB, with the protein MFKLHSNYKPTGDQPEAIKKIVENINNHVKDQVLLGVTGSGKTFTVANIIKETRRPAIIMAPNKTLAAQLYSEYKSFFPENAVEYFVSYYDYYQPEAYIPSTDTFIEKDSSINDEIDKMRNAATAALINRRDVIIVASVSAIYGLGSPETYKKMTIPIDLKTGIDRKKFLEKLVSLRYERNDIAFERGKFRIKGDVVDIYPSYMETGYRLEFWGDDLESISEINTLTGKKVRAGLERISIMPATHYVTEEKEIERIIEDIKTDLKDQIKKFESEGKLIEAQRIKQRTEYDLEMIREVGYCKGIENYSRYLSGKKPGESPHTLLEYFPKDFLIFIDESHIAVPQIRGMYKGDRSRKETLVANGFRLPSALDNRPLRFEEFREISNQTIFVSATPGEYEVEVSRGQVAEQLVRPTGILEPSIEVRPTANQVDDLLEEVRIRSEKKQRVLVTTLTKKMAEELTDYYIGFGVKAKYMHSDIDTLERIEIIRGLRRGEFDVLVGINLLREGLDIPEVSLVAVLEADKEGFLRSRRSLIQTMGRAARNIEGRVILYGDVMTGSMKEAIEETERRREVQEEYNKTYDIDPKTVIREISEEVLNFDYGVDMESYEREKVKRIFTSKKDIEKEIGKLKKEIKILSGELDFEKAIVKRDEMIKLQELLLEL; encoded by the coding sequence ATGTTTAAACTCCATTCAAACTATAAACCTACAGGTGACCAGCCTGAAGCCATAAAAAAAATAGTTGAAAATATAAATAATCATGTGAAGGATCAGGTACTTCTGGGGGTCACAGGGTCGGGAAAAACATTTACCGTGGCCAATATAATAAAGGAAACAAGGAGACCTGCTATCATAATGGCCCCAAATAAGACCCTTGCCGCTCAGCTTTATTCAGAATACAAATCTTTTTTTCCAGAAAATGCAGTGGAATATTTTGTATCATATTATGATTACTATCAGCCTGAGGCGTATATCCCTTCAACTGATACCTTTATAGAAAAAGATTCATCTATAAACGATGAGATAGACAAGATGAGAAACGCAGCCACTGCAGCACTTATAAACAGGAGAGACGTTATAATCGTGGCATCTGTGTCTGCCATATATGGTCTAGGATCGCCTGAGACCTATAAAAAGATGACAATTCCCATTGACCTAAAGACTGGAATAGACAGGAAGAAATTTCTGGAAAAATTGGTATCTCTGAGATATGAAAGAAATGATATAGCTTTTGAAAGGGGAAAGTTTAGGATAAAGGGAGATGTGGTGGACATATATCCATCTTACATGGAAACCGGGTACAGACTGGAATTCTGGGGTGATGATCTAGAGAGTATATCTGAAATAAACACCCTTACAGGGAAAAAAGTCAGAGCCGGACTTGAAAGAATCAGCATAATGCCTGCGACACATTATGTTACAGAGGAAAAGGAGATAGAAAGGATAATAGAGGATATAAAAACAGACCTCAAAGATCAGATAAAAAAATTTGAAAGTGAAGGAAAGCTTATAGAGGCTCAGAGAATAAAGCAGAGGACAGAGTATGACCTAGAGATGATAAGAGAGGTGGGATACTGCAAAGGGATAGAAAATTATTCTAGATACCTTTCGGGAAAGAAGCCCGGGGAATCTCCTCATACCCTCTTAGAGTATTTTCCAAAGGATTTTTTGATATTCATAGATGAGTCCCACATAGCAGTGCCACAGATAAGAGGAATGTACAAGGGAGACAGGTCTAGAAAGGAGACCCTTGTTGCAAACGGGTTCAGACTTCCCTCTGCTCTTGACAACAGACCTCTGAGGTTTGAGGAGTTCCGTGAGATCTCCAACCAGACCATATTTGTATCTGCCACCCCTGGGGAATATGAGGTAGAGGTCAGCAGGGGACAGGTGGCAGAGCAGCTAGTCAGGCCTACAGGTATACTAGAACCTAGTATAGAGGTCAGACCCACTGCAAACCAGGTGGACGACCTTTTAGAAGAGGTGAGGATCAGGTCAGAAAAAAAACAGCGGGTGCTGGTAACAACTCTTACAAAAAAAATGGCAGAAGAACTGACAGATTACTATATAGGCTTTGGGGTAAAGGCGAAATACATGCATTCAGACATAGACACCCTAGAAAGGATAGAGATTATAAGGGGGCTCAGACGTGGGGAGTTTGACGTGCTTGTGGGGATAAACCTCCTGAGGGAGGGGCTAGACATCCCGGAGGTCTCCCTGGTTGCTGTTCTAGAGGCAGACAAGGAAGGTTTCTTGAGGAGCAGAAGGTCCCTCATACAGACCATGGGAAGAGCAGCTAGAAATATAGAGGGGAGGGTCATACTCTACGGAGATGTCATGACCGGCTCTATGAAGGAAGCTATAGAGGAAACAGAGAGAAGAAGAGAAGTTCAAGAGGAGTATAACAAAACATATGATATTGATCCTAAAACAGTTATAAGAGAGATATCTGAAGAGGTTCTGAACTTTGACTATGGAGTGGATATGGAGAGCTACGAGAGAGAAAAGGTAAAAAGGATATTTACTTCTAAAAAGGATATAGAAAAAGAGATTGGAAAACTGAAAAAGGAGATAAAAATCCTGTCTGGAGAATTAGATTTTGAAAAAGCCATAGTAAAAAGAGATGAGATGATAAAATTACAGGAACTTTTATTGGAACTATAA
- a CDS encoding NUDIX domain-containing protein, which translates to MIWEKSCGGIIVVIEDGREKFLVIKQLSGYYGFPKGHMEDDETEEETALREVYEEVGLRAQIIDGFRETLDYQINKNIMKEAVFFLMRSDEKKVRLDKNEVLEYAWLDYKEAWEKITFEEEKEAFLRAYEYLKEVRNGR; encoded by the coding sequence ATGATATGGGAAAAATCCTGTGGAGGAATAATAGTAGTAATAGAAGATGGCAGGGAAAAATTTTTAGTAATAAAACAACTGAGTGGTTATTACGGTTTCCCTAAGGGGCACATGGAAGATGATGAGACAGAGGAAGAGACAGCTTTGAGGGAGGTATATGAAGAGGTAGGTCTAAGGGCCCAGATAATAGACGGGTTTAGAGAGACTTTGGATTATCAGATAAATAAGAACATAATGAAGGAAGCTGTTTTTTTTCTGATGAGAAGTGATGAAAAAAAGGTGAGACTAGATAAAAACGAAGTTTTGGAATATGCGTGGCTAGATTATAAGGAAGCTTGGGAAAAAATAACCTTTGAAGAGGAGAAAGAGGCATTTTTGAGAGCTTACGAATATCTGAAAGAGGTGAGAAATGGAAGAT